A DNA window from uncultured Methanoregula sp. contains the following coding sequences:
- a CDS encoding amino acid permease: MFRTKPIEHLMEHCQGEHSLRRVIQPYELVLLGIGAVVGTGIFVITGVAAAQYSGPAIILSFVISGLICILAALCYAEFSAMVPVAGSAYTYCYASLGEIWAWIIGWDLILEYAVSISAVAVGWSAYVVSLLGDVGISLPAALVNPPGVSEGLVNVPAMLIILAITAVLIIGMKESARLNTLIVVINIAVILLFLALGYSHIDAVNWHPFMPFGWSGVLAGAAIVFFAYIGFDAVLTAAEEVKEPQKNLPRGIIASVIIVMILYVAVAAVLTGMVPCPDFLRTSAPVAFALDRIGITWGAALVSIGALCGITSVILVTLYGQTRIFFAMARDGLLPAFFSEIHATFGTPAKVTLVVGLVTALLAGFVPLDVIAELVNIGTLAAFIIVAIGVLVLRRTDPLRNRPFRCPAMPWIPVLCIGSCVALILVLPQITQFRFVAWMLLGLLLYFIFGAKNSSNRNRTDAG, from the coding sequence ATGTTCCGGACAAAACCCATAGAGCACCTCATGGAGCACTGCCAGGGAGAACATTCCTTAAGGCGCGTGATCCAGCCCTATGAACTGGTCCTTCTCGGGATAGGGGCGGTTGTCGGCACCGGCATCTTTGTCATCACGGGCGTTGCGGCTGCCCAGTATTCGGGCCCTGCAATCATCCTCTCGTTTGTCATCTCCGGCCTCATCTGCATCCTTGCAGCCCTCTGTTACGCCGAGTTCTCCGCAATGGTCCCGGTTGCCGGCAGCGCGTACACCTACTGCTATGCCTCGCTTGGCGAGATCTGGGCCTGGATCATCGGCTGGGACTTAATCCTCGAGTACGCGGTCTCGATCTCCGCAGTGGCAGTCGGATGGTCGGCCTATGTTGTCAGCCTGCTTGGCGATGTCGGGATCTCTCTTCCGGCTGCGCTCGTCAACCCCCCGGGGGTTTCAGAAGGCCTCGTAAATGTCCCGGCCATGCTCATCATCCTTGCCATAACCGCGGTCCTCATCATCGGGATGAAGGAGAGCGCACGCTTGAACACCCTCATCGTTGTCATCAATATTGCCGTGATCCTGCTCTTCCTTGCCCTTGGCTACAGCCATATCGATGCCGTGAACTGGCACCCGTTCATGCCGTTTGGCTGGAGCGGCGTTCTTGCCGGTGCCGCGATCGTCTTCTTTGCCTATATCGGCTTTGATGCGGTCCTGACCGCGGCCGAGGAAGTAAAAGAACCGCAGAAGAACCTGCCCCGGGGAATCATCGCGTCCGTTATTATCGTCATGATCCTCTACGTGGCAGTAGCAGCAGTCCTGACCGGTATGGTGCCCTGCCCTGATTTCCTCCGGACCAGCGCCCCGGTAGCATTTGCGCTGGACCGGATCGGGATCACCTGGGGGGCTGCCCTTGTCTCGATCGGGGCCCTGTGCGGGATCACGTCAGTCATTCTCGTCACCCTGTACGGTCAGACCCGGATCTTCTTTGCCATGGCCCGGGACGGCCTGCTCCCGGCATTCTTTTCCGAGATCCATGCAACGTTTGGGACCCCGGCCAAAGTCACGCTCGTGGTCGGACTGGTAACCGCACTCCTGGCCGGTTTCGTTCCCCTGGACGTTATCGCCGAACTTGTCAATATTGGGACCCTTGCGGCCTTCATTATCGTTGCCATCGGCGTTCTGGTCCTGCGCCGGACCGATCCTTTGCGCAACCGGCCGTTCCGGTGCCCGGCCATGCCGTGGATCCCGGTCCTCTGCATCGGCTCCTGCGTTGCTTTAATCCTGGTGCTCCCGCAAATAACCCAGTTCCGGTTTGTGGCCTGGATGCTCCTCGGCCTCCTGTTATATTTTATCTTCGGGGCAAAGAACAGCAGCAACAGGAATCGTACCGATGCGGGATGA
- a CDS encoding amino acid permease, with the protein MFRRKAIGEPGSGTAGRPALKRVLRPADLVIMGVGGIIGTGVFVLTGVAAGLHAGNALPISFIIAGIACLFAALCYAEFAAMIPVAGSAYTYCYTALGEIWAWIIGWDLILEYGLAISAVAIGWSGYFCAFLTSAGFPLPAALSHPLGTDGGIINIPAILIVLILTFLLIRGTGKSAKANAVIVAVKIFVILLFIVLGAGAIQPANWEPFMPPLGWFGVFSGAAVVFFAFIGFDAVVTAAEETENPQKSMPIGIIGSLLVAIVLYVIVAIVLTGIIPWSDLALPAAVNAPIAFALEHIGFSWAAALISVGAICGMTSVLLVMIFGQSRILYAMSRDGLLPGLFSAIHPVTRTPANVTLFTGVVTSLVAGFFPLSIVAELVNIGTLVAFLIVALGVIVLRYHKPELVRPFRCPLVPVIPVLCIGFCLFLIFHLNTLSHQLFVLWLAIGLVVYFLYGVKKSNNRQNGAIPLAEPAPVRIIPELPVTGLPDRAMPAREPAGPE; encoded by the coding sequence ATGTTCCGGCGAAAAGCCATCGGGGAACCCGGGTCCGGTACGGCCGGGAGGCCGGCCCTGAAACGCGTGCTCAGGCCAGCGGACCTGGTTATCATGGGGGTTGGGGGGATCATCGGCACCGGTGTCTTTGTCCTGACCGGTGTTGCAGCAGGACTTCATGCAGGAAATGCACTCCCGATCTCGTTTATCATTGCCGGTATCGCGTGTCTTTTTGCAGCCCTCTGCTATGCGGAATTTGCTGCCATGATCCCTGTTGCCGGGAGCGCGTACACGTACTGCTACACGGCGCTCGGGGAGATCTGGGCCTGGATTATCGGCTGGGATCTCATCCTGGAGTACGGGCTTGCGATCTCGGCCGTTGCCATCGGCTGGTCCGGGTACTTCTGCGCCTTCCTCACGTCGGCCGGGTTCCCGCTTCCGGCAGCGCTCTCGCATCCGCTCGGAACGGACGGGGGCATCATCAACATCCCGGCCATCCTCATTGTTCTTATCCTGACATTTCTCCTCATCCGCGGGACCGGGAAGAGCGCAAAAGCCAATGCGGTCATTGTTGCCGTCAAGATCTTTGTCATCCTCCTCTTCATCGTGCTCGGCGCCGGTGCGATCCAGCCCGCAAACTGGGAACCGTTCATGCCGCCGCTCGGGTGGTTCGGCGTCTTCTCGGGCGCCGCGGTGGTCTTCTTTGCGTTCATCGGCTTCGATGCCGTTGTCACTGCAGCCGAAGAGACAGAAAATCCCCAGAAGAGCATGCCGATTGGTATAATCGGGTCTCTTCTCGTGGCAATCGTCCTGTACGTCATTGTCGCCATTGTCCTCACCGGCATCATTCCCTGGTCGGACCTGGCACTCCCCGCGGCCGTGAACGCCCCAATCGCGTTTGCCCTCGAGCACATCGGCTTCTCCTGGGCTGCGGCACTCATCTCGGTCGGCGCCATCTGCGGCATGACCTCGGTGCTGCTGGTCATGATCTTCGGGCAGAGCCGGATCCTGTATGCCATGTCCCGGGACGGTCTCCTGCCGGGCCTCTTCTCGGCTATCCACCCGGTGACCCGGACACCGGCAAACGTCACGCTGTTCACGGGTGTTGTCACGTCCCTTGTTGCCGGGTTCTTCCCGCTCTCGATTGTTGCCGAACTCGTGAATATCGGGACACTCGTTGCATTCCTGATCGTTGCTCTCGGTGTTATCGTGCTCCGGTACCACAAGCCCGAACTCGTGCGCCCGTTCCGGTGCCCGCTGGTCCCGGTCATCCCGGTCCTCTGCATCGGGTTCTGCTTATTCCTGATATTCCACTTAAACACCCTCTCCCACCAGCTCTTTGTCCTCTGGCTTGCCATCGGCCTCGTGGTCTATTTCCTGTACGGGGTAAAGAAGAGCAACAACCGGCAGAACGGCGCAATCCCGCTTGCGGAACCCGCACCGGTACGGATAATTCCCGAGCTGCCGGTAACGGGCCTGCCCGATCGTGCAATGCCGGCCCGGGAACCGGCCGGGCCGGAATGA
- a CDS encoding response regulator, which yields MTVPTVMVVEDELIIAENLKVTLTGMGYEVPPVAGTSDEALSTADSCLPDLILMDIILEGSPIDGVETARRIRSRHDIPVVFVTAYADDETLERVKVTEPSAYILKPFNERELYSAIELALHRHRIEQEVKKRDNILFAISFAVEYFLRHQKESRSAKTGQADTFERGILEILEHMGLAVEAGSVAIFRMNSGEEAVSGAKIQYIWVDPATHLVQPCGKDTQITFTKSLWRSLLATGNYISGNIALFPEEERRFFEQAGISSVAIIPLFRNDMLWGFIGFSTTVLRQWSETEMEALRVAGNIVGALME from the coding sequence ATGACCGTGCCCACCGTTATGGTTGTCGAGGATGAACTGATCATTGCAGAGAACTTGAAAGTCACCCTGACCGGTATGGGCTACGAGGTTCCCCCGGTTGCAGGAACCAGCGACGAGGCACTCAGCACAGCCGACAGCTGCCTCCCGGATCTCATCCTCATGGATATCATCCTTGAGGGCTCCCCGATCGACGGGGTCGAGACCGCCCGCCGGATCCGGAGCCGGCACGATATCCCGGTCGTCTTTGTGACCGCGTATGCCGACGATGAGACCCTGGAGCGGGTCAAGGTCACGGAACCTTCGGCCTATATCCTCAAGCCATTCAATGAGCGGGAATTGTACTCTGCCATCGAACTGGCCCTCCACCGGCACCGGATCGAGCAGGAGGTCAAGAAACGGGATAATATTCTCTTTGCCATCAGTTTTGCAGTAGAATATTTCCTCCGGCACCAGAAGGAGAGCCGGAGTGCAAAGACCGGCCAGGCGGATACGTTCGAGCGCGGGATCCTCGAGATCCTCGAACACATGGGGCTCGCGGTCGAGGCCGGCTCGGTTGCCATTTTCCGGATGAACTCGGGGGAGGAGGCCGTCAGCGGGGCAAAGATCCAGTATATCTGGGTGGACCCGGCAACGCATCTTGTCCAGCCGTGTGGCAAGGATACGCAGATAACCTTCACCAAATCCCTCTGGCGCTCCCTGCTCGCCACCGGGAATTACATCTCCGGAAACATCGCGCTCTTCCCGGAAGAGGAGCGCCGTTTCTTCGAGCAGGCCGGGATCTCATCGGTCGCCATCATCCCGTTGTTCCGGAACGATATGCTCTGGGGCTTCATCGGGTTCTCCACAACGGTTCTTCGCCAGTGGTCCGAGACCGAGATGGAAGCGCTCAGGGTTGCCGGGAATA
- a CDS encoding histidine kinase dimerization/phosphoacceptor domain -containing protein, producing the protein MVLLETLNYTILANLALSLPIAIISIWGYFRLGKITPLYFGAAYFLFSLSHSIQLFEIPGIFQAAIIPMRVCGYFLVAGGLFGLLREIIERTKAEAAQRASEEHLSAAFAQTAVGIAEFLPNGTICRYNRKFSEILRGENTDWLKESIWDCLTPNDYKDHRSGFESVLLGASTEYSCEMQVTRKDRSRIWCKVSLSAVKAKDGRPDNFTLVLDDISDLKHAEEELSQLNSRLEERVRERTIALQEINERLTREIDQRREAEERLKTSLQEKEILIKEIHHRVKNNLQVIISLLYLQAQNINDPALAGALTDSQTRVKSMALVHEKLYQSHNVSSVDFQAYLENLVSNLLIAYDIDRTRVRVTIAVKDLSLPLNPAISLGLMMNELISNALKYAFPDGRTGTLEITGTADEEMIRIRIRDNGRGIPENFDWKNAKSLGLHLVQMLTRQLKGSVELSRNGGTEFAITIPAQAGAGAV; encoded by the coding sequence ATGGTCCTTCTTGAGACACTGAACTATACCATACTCGCAAACCTTGCACTGAGCCTGCCGATCGCGATAATAAGCATCTGGGGATATTTCCGGCTCGGGAAAATAACACCGCTCTATTTCGGTGCCGCCTATTTCCTCTTCTCCCTTTCCCACAGCATCCAGCTCTTCGAGATACCGGGAATTTTCCAGGCAGCGATCATCCCGATGAGGGTCTGCGGGTACTTCCTTGTGGCAGGGGGACTCTTTGGCCTTCTCCGGGAGATAATCGAACGGACAAAAGCCGAGGCTGCACAACGGGCAAGCGAGGAGCACCTATCCGCAGCCTTTGCCCAGACAGCTGTAGGCATTGCAGAATTCCTGCCAAACGGAACCATCTGCCGGTATAACCGTAAATTCAGCGAAATCCTCCGGGGAGAGAACACCGACTGGCTTAAGGAATCGATCTGGGATTGCTTAACCCCGAACGATTACAAGGATCACCGCAGCGGGTTCGAATCGGTCCTGCTTGGAGCAAGTACGGAGTATTCCTGCGAGATGCAGGTGACAAGGAAAGACCGGTCCCGCATCTGGTGCAAGGTCTCGCTCTCCGCGGTGAAGGCAAAAGACGGCAGGCCGGACAATTTTACCCTTGTCCTGGACGACATCTCCGATCTCAAGCATGCCGAGGAGGAGCTCTCCCAGCTCAATAGCCGGCTCGAAGAGCGGGTCCGCGAACGGACGATTGCGCTCCAGGAGATAAACGAGCGGCTCACCCGTGAGATCGACCAGAGGCGGGAGGCCGAAGAGCGGCTGAAAACATCCCTGCAGGAGAAAGAGATCCTCATAAAAGAGATCCACCACCGGGTCAAGAACAATCTCCAGGTGATCATAAGCCTCCTGTACCTGCAGGCCCAGAACATCAACGACCCGGCCCTTGCCGGGGCGCTGACCGACAGCCAGACCCGGGTCAAATCCATGGCGCTTGTCCACGAGAAGCTGTACCAGTCGCACAATGTGAGTTCGGTTGATTTCCAGGCATATCTTGAGAACCTGGTATCAAATCTCCTGATAGCCTACGATATTGACCGGACGCGGGTCCGGGTCACGATCGCGGTTAAGGATCTCAGCCTTCCCTTGAACCCGGCCATATCGCTCGGGCTCATGATGAACGAGCTGATCTCCAATGCATTGAAATATGCCTTCCCCGATGGCAGGACCGGCACCCTTGAGATCACCGGAACCGCAGACGAAGAGATGATCCGGATCCGGATCCGGGACAATGGCAGGGGAATTCCTGAGAACTTTGACTGGAAGAATGCCAAATCCCTGGGCCTCCACCTGGTCCAGATGCTCACCCGGCAGCTGAAAGGATCCGTTGAACTCTCGCGGAACGGGGGCACGGAATTTGCAATAACCATCCCGGCCCAGGCAGGAGCTGGTGCAGTATGA